The stretch of DNA CTGCCGAAGCGGCGCACCTGATCCAGAGCCCAACGGACCTCGTTCACTGGGATGGCGAAGCCTATCCCCTGGGCGAAGGGTATCATGGCCGTCGTTATCCCGATGACCTCGGCGTCCAGGTTCACCAGAGGCCCCCCGCTGTTACCCGGGTTCACGGCCGCGTCGGTCTGGATCATGTTCTCGTAAACCTTCCCCTCGACTCGGAGAGTCCTGCCCACGCCGCTCACGATGCCGAATGTGAGCGACGGCCCGCCTAGCAGCTGGCCGAACGGGTTACCGATAGCGAGTACGAACTGGCCGATCTGAACCCTGTCGCTGTCCCCTAGCCTAGCCGGCTGCAGATCAGCCCCATCCACCCTGAGGAACGCGATGTCCCACTGCGGGTCCTCCGAAACGACCTCAGCGGGGTTGCTTTCGCCGTCGGGCGTCGTGACGGTGATCCTCTCGAAGCCCTCGACGACGTGCGAGTTAGTGGCTATGATGCCCCTGTCAACAGCAACTCCGGAGCCGAAGCCCGTTATAGGCGCTTGTGTGAAGAGGAAGTCGATGACCCTTAGGGTAGAGACGCCTACAACGCTCGGCAAAACCCTGCTGTAAACCTCGATAACCCTCCTCTGCAGCTCCTCTGCCATATGGCCGACACCGCACAGCGGTATTTACGCGTATCGCCGGAAAATCGGCAGTAGAGGACTATAGTATCAATATAATCCCACGAAGTATTAAATAAACAGATACAGAAATCCTTTTAATTAACGGTGTGACAAGTTTACACGCCAGAAGGTGAAAGCAGTTGAGTAAAGGCAGACTGTTTGGAGCGTTAATCCTGGCAGTGCTGGTGTTCTCGCTAGCGATAACACAGGTGGCTAAAGCCGAGAACCCTACCATCCAGGTTCCAGACCCTGAGGGAGACGACAAGGGCCCAGGCTTCTACGGCTACCCCACGGCTGACGTCTTCAAGCCAGGGGTTTTTGATATCGTGAAGTTCGAAGTCTACACAACCGACACCGCGGTAACCTTTAAGGTATACTTCAAGGACCTCGGCGGTAACCCGTGGGCCGGTAAAAACGGCTTCTGCCTCCAGCAGGTCCACATCTACATACACACGGATGCAACGCCGAACGTGCCCGCCAGGCTAAGCGCGGTGGGACTGAACCTGAATTTCGACCCGACCTGGGCGTGGCACTACGCCCTCATCATCGGCCCCTGCTGGGAAACACCCCCTCAGCCCCTGCCCACTGGGCAGTGCGCGGTCCTCTACAGGCCCTTCGACGAGGTCGTCCAGGACGATAAATTTAAGGTAAGTGTAGATGGCAACGCCATCGTAGCCACCGTGGACAGGGGTCTCTTCGAGTACGGTGACGTCGGCAACATCAAGAACTGGAGGATCGTGGTGGCCGTAGCGAGCCACGACGGCTTCGGCCCACTGAAGATCAGAGGAGTTGGCCTCAGCAAGGGCGACTGGAACATCTGGGCCACTGCAACGGCAACTGATGCCCAGAAGACCCTGATAGCCAACGCCATAAAGTTCGGCATCGAGCCTCGTGTGCTCGACATCGCAGTGTACGCGCCGGAGTACCCTAACGGTATTACAGCTGACCAGCAGTACGCGTGGCTCAGCAGCATGGACATCGACGCAAAGATGCCCGCCACTATTCCGCCCATAGCTTCCCAGGTGGTCGCGCAGCTCAAGGCCCAGCTTTCCTCCGTGACGCAGGAGAG from Infirmifilum sp. NZ encodes:
- a CDS encoding S1C family serine protease — its product is MAEELQRRVIEVYSRVLPSVVGVSTLRVIDFLFTQAPITGFGSGVAVDRGIIATNSHVVEGFERITVTTPDGESNPAEVVSEDPQWDIAFLRVDGADLQPARLGDSDRVQIGQFVLAIGNPFGQLLGGPSLTFGIVSGVGRTLRVEGKVYENMIQTDAAVNPGNSGGPLVNLDAEVIGITTAMIPFAQGIGFAIPVNEVRWALDQVRRFGRIVRPWIGVYGLDVTPMVALQLGLREPGGVLVVRIAAGGPAHRAGIRPGDILLSADGRRLKGVSDLIATLRERGVGESIELEVYRRGVVRKYVVRIEEAP
- a CDS encoding glucodextranase DOMON-like domain-containing protein; amino-acid sequence: MSKGRLFGALILAVLVFSLAITQVAKAENPTIQVPDPEGDDKGPGFYGYPTADVFKPGVFDIVKFEVYTTDTAVTFKVYFKDLGGNPWAGKNGFCLQQVHIYIHTDATPNVPARLSAVGLNLNFDPTWAWHYALIIGPCWETPPQPLPTGQCAVLYRPFDEVVQDDKFKVSVDGNAIVATVDRGLFEYGDVGNIKNWRIVVAVASHDGFGPLKIRGVGLSKGDWNIWATATATDAQKTLIANAIKFGIEPRVLDIAVYAPEYPNGITADQQYAWLSSMDIDAKMPATIPPIASQVVAQLKAQLSSVTQERDSLKSQVSNLQSQVSSLQSQLSSLQSQVKSLQDQNSQLSSELESLKASTINTGVAAALAVVLLLVGVGAGYFLGKRKPKEATGGTQVKTS